From a single Solanum dulcamara chromosome 4, daSolDulc1.2, whole genome shotgun sequence genomic region:
- the LOC129885548 gene encoding protein disulfide-isomerase SCO2 has translation MLPIINPCSIFTPPNSSIFPSHKPTFIRCQAAADPPAGGPSSSRWWFNFGAAANEAAAVAGAPGFGSISQNSDEIADNRIGNNIKKKTKVNAKERRWSRNRESYLADDGDALPLPMTYPNTSPCSPEEIDRRLRCDPIIEDCKQVVYEWTGICRSCQGTGLVSYYNKKGKETICKCIPCAGIGYVQKMTLRTDIDVMVDLDDKPP, from the exons ATGTTGCCTATAATTAATCCTTGTTCAATCTTCACTCCAccaaattcttcaatttttccatCTCATAAACCCACCTTCATTCGTTGCCAAGCCGCTGCTGACCCACCAGCCGGCGGTCCCTCGTCCTCTCGCTGGTGGTTCAACTTCGGTGCCGCCGCGAATGAAGCCGCCGCTGTTGCCGGAGCACCTGGGTTTGGGAGCATTAGCCAAAACTCTGACGAAATTGCTGATAATCGAATTGGGAATAACATTAAGAAGAAGACAAAAGTGAATGCGAAGGAAAGGCGTTGGTCTCGTAATAGAGAGAGCTATTTGGCTGATGATGGTGATGCTCTTCCTCTTCCTATGACTTACCCTAACACTTCCCCTTGTTCGCCGGAGGAAATCGACCGCCGGCTGCGCTGTGATCCTATAATTgag GATTGCAAGCAAGTTGTCTATGAGTGGACTGGAATATGTCGGAGTTGCCAAGGGACAGGACTTGTTAGCTACTATAACAAAAAGGGGAAAGAGACCATCTGTAAATGCATACCTTGCGCTGGAATCG GTTATGTGCAGAAAATGACACTACGTACGGATATTGATGTGATGGTGGACTTGGATGATAAACCACCTTGA
- the LOC129885549 gene encoding calmodulin-like protein 30, whose amino-acid sequence MSKPSFLDFQYNLSKRSFLRKPTRMFTRERQNSRSLPVYQPSLDDLKKVFDRFDSNKDGKISPEEYKAILKAMGKKNLLTREVQKIFDVADADGDGFIDFKEFVEVQKKEGGVKTMDLQSAFHTFDKDGDGKISVQEVYELQKRLGQRCSLQDCRKMVKAVDANGDGVIDVDEFMNMMTRTLLEVPN is encoded by the coding sequence ATGTCAAAACCGAGCTTTCTTGATTTCCAATATAACCTCTCGAAGAGAAGTTTCCTGCGTAAACCGACTAGGATGTTCACTAGAGAGAGGCAGAACTCACGTTCGTTGCCTGTTTACCAACCTAGTCTTGATGATCTAAAGAAAGTTTTTGATAGATTTGATTCAAATAAAGACGGTAAGATTTCACCAGAAGAGTACAAGGCTATACTCAAAGCCATGGGGAAGAAGAACCTCCTTACGAGGGAAGTTCAAAAGATTTTCGATGTTGCAGATGCAGATGGTGATGGATTTATTGATTTCAAGGAGTTTGTGGAAGTGCAGAAGAAGGAAGGCGGAGTTAAAACTATGGATTTGCAGAGTGCCTTCCACACTTTTGACAAGGATGGTGATGGAAAGATCAGTGTGCAGGAAGTGTACGAGCTGCAGAAGAGGCTCGGACAACGTTGCAGCCTTCAAGATTGCAGGAAAATGGTGAAGGCAGTAGATGCAAATGGAGATGGTGTGATTGATGTGGATGAATTTATGAATATGATGACTCGCACTTTGTTAGAAGTCCCTAATTGA
- the LOC129885550 gene encoding pentatricopeptide repeat-containing protein At2g15690, mitochondrial isoform X2, whose amino-acid sequence MNMSYGQYQTPNQVNQGYPNYGNVNPGQGYANPGQEYSQSYQNQKNPNVQNQSVPYKPSSGEPQNYPPPGNANQWNYQNQGFRQHGTPNAAPSYPQSGYQNPEHAQSPNRNQNYPQPGAGHQWNNQNQNYAPRVSPSQLDSQAHRIPPGSGFQMNNQSHNQAQVVHDQVPSGPPPTADLISLCQEGKVKEVIEHMEQGVVADAQCFDMLFVLCANSKKLEDAKKVHDYLLRSKCRSDLGLSNKVINMYSKCGSMTDARRVFDHMRDRNMESWHLMINGYALNGLGDDGLTLYDQMQESGLKPNEETFLYVFEACASADAIDEAFMHFESMKAKYGISPQVEHYLGLLGVLGKCGHLAEAEEYISKLPFEPTVAVWEALMNYARTHGDIDLEDRAEELMVGLDPSKAVANKISTPLVKKQLAINMLEGRNRVAEFRNPTLFKDDEKLRAAMKEQAYVPDTRYVLHDIDQEAKEQALLYHSERLAIAYGLISTPARTPLRIIKNLRVCGDCHNAIKIMSRIVGRELIVRDNKRFHHFKDGKCSCGDYW is encoded by the coding sequence ATGAATATGTCGTATGGTCAGTATCAAACTCCTAATCAGGTGAATCAAGGTTATCCAAATTATGGAAATGTTAATCCTGGTCAAGGATATGCTAATCCTGGTCAGGAATATAGCCAGAGCTATCAGAATCAGAAAAACCCTAATGTTCAAAATCAAAGCGTTCCGTATAAGCCGAGCTCCGGTGAGCCTCAAAACTACCCGCCACCTGGGAATGCCAACCAATGGAATTATCAAAATCAAGGCTTCAGACAACATGGAACCCCTAATGCGGCTCCAAGTTATCCACAAAGTGGATATCAGAATCCGGAACATGCTCAAAGTCCTAATAGAAATCAGAATTATCCACAGCCTGGTGCTGGTCATCAGTGGAATAATCAGAATCAAAATTATGCTCCACGAGTTAGCCCCAGTCAACTGGATTCTCAGGCGCATAGGATCCCACCGGGAAGCGGGTTTCAAATGAATAATCAATCTCATAACCAAGCCCAGGTTGTGCATGATCAAGTCCCGAGTGGTCCTCCACCTACTGCTGATTTAATTAGCTTGTGCCAAGAGGGTAAAGTTAAGGAGGTTATTGAACATATGGAACAGGGGGTAGTTGCAGATGCACAATGTTTTGACATGCTCTTTGTGTTGTGTGCCAATTCGAAGAAACTTGAAGATGCTAAAAAGGTGCATGACTACTTGTTGAGATCAAAATGCAGGAGTGATCTTGGTTTGAGCAATAAAGTTATCAATATGTATTCCAAGTGTGGGAGTATGACAGATGCGCGCAGAGTTTTTGATCATATGCGTGATAGGAATATGGAATCATGGCATTTAATGATAAATGGATATGCATTGAATGGGTTGGGGGATGATGGGTTGACATTGTATGATCAGATGCAGGAGTCGGGATTGAAGCCAAACGAGGAAACTTTTCTGTATGTTTTCGAGGCTTGTGCCAGTGCAGATGCTATTGATGAGGCTTTCATGCATTTTGAGTCGATGAAGGCTAAGTATGGAATTTCTCCACAGGTGGAGCACTATTTAGGACTTCTGGGTGTTCTGGGAAAATGTGGACATCTTGCTGAGGCAGAGGAATATATTTCAAAGCTTCCATTCGAACCAACAGTAGCTGTTTGGGAAGCATTAATGAATTATGCTCGTACACATGGCGATATTGATCTTGAGGATCGAGCTGAGGAGTTGATGGTTGGTCTTGACCCTTCTAAGGCTGTTGCTAATAAAATTTCCACTCCACTAGTAAAGAAGCAGTTAGCCATTAATATGCTTGAGGGAAGAAATAGAGTTGCTGAATTTCGTAATCCAACCCTCTTCAAGGATGACGAAAAGTTGAGGGCTGCAATGAAAGAACAAGCTTATGTTCCTGATACCAGATATGTCCTCCATGATATTGATCAGGAAGCCAAGGAACAGGCTTTGCTATACCATAGCGAACGTTTAGCCATTGCATATGGTCTGATTAGTACTCCTGCCAGAACACCTTTACGTATCATAAAGAATCTCCGTGTATGTGGTGATTGTCACAATGCCATCAAGATCATGTCAAGGATTGTTGGGCGAGAGTTAATTGTCAGGGACAACAAGCGGTTTCATCATTTCAAGGATGGAAAATGCTCTTGTGGTGATTATTGGTGA
- the LOC129885550 gene encoding pentatricopeptide repeat-containing protein At2g15690, mitochondrial isoform X1 has protein sequence MSSLMAIRRTRVSIFTSSHKVCLLYSSSRFISDIKFPKSLTLNSPLSSLHLKTLATFTAPNDVQIPPHPSGVPQNKHFGSPAQQWNNQTQNYPNNNQMNMSYGQYQTPNQVNQGYPNYGNVNPGQGYANPGQEYSQSYQNQKNPNVQNQSVPYKPSSGEPQNYPPPGNANQWNYQNQGFRQHGTPNAAPSYPQSGYQNPEHAQSPNRNQNYPQPGAGHQWNNQNQNYAPRVSPSQLDSQAHRIPPGSGFQMNNQSHNQAQVVHDQVPSGPPPTADLISLCQEGKVKEVIEHMEQGVVADAQCFDMLFVLCANSKKLEDAKKVHDYLLRSKCRSDLGLSNKVINMYSKCGSMTDARRVFDHMRDRNMESWHLMINGYALNGLGDDGLTLYDQMQESGLKPNEETFLYVFEACASADAIDEAFMHFESMKAKYGISPQVEHYLGLLGVLGKCGHLAEAEEYISKLPFEPTVAVWEALMNYARTHGDIDLEDRAEELMVGLDPSKAVANKISTPLVKKQLAINMLEGRNRVAEFRNPTLFKDDEKLRAAMKEQAYVPDTRYVLHDIDQEAKEQALLYHSERLAIAYGLISTPARTPLRIIKNLRVCGDCHNAIKIMSRIVGRELIVRDNKRFHHFKDGKCSCGDYW, from the coding sequence ATGTCTTCTCTAATGGCGATACGCAGAACTCGAGTCTCCATTTTCACTTCTTCGCACAAGGTATGTTTATTATACTCCTCTTCACGCTTTATTTCAGACATCAAGTTCCCGAAATCCCTAACCTTAAACTCTCCGCTTTCTTCCTTACATTTAAAAACCCTAGCAACATTCACAGCACCAAACGATGTTCAAATTCCCCCACACCCCTCTGGAGTTCCGCAAAACAAGCATTTTGGAAGTCCTGCTCAGCAGTGGAATAATCAAACTCAGAATTATCCGAATAATAATCAGATGAATATGTCGTATGGTCAGTATCAAACTCCTAATCAGGTGAATCAAGGTTATCCAAATTATGGAAATGTTAATCCTGGTCAAGGATATGCTAATCCTGGTCAGGAATATAGCCAGAGCTATCAGAATCAGAAAAACCCTAATGTTCAAAATCAAAGCGTTCCGTATAAGCCGAGCTCCGGTGAGCCTCAAAACTACCCGCCACCTGGGAATGCCAACCAATGGAATTATCAAAATCAAGGCTTCAGACAACATGGAACCCCTAATGCGGCTCCAAGTTATCCACAAAGTGGATATCAGAATCCGGAACATGCTCAAAGTCCTAATAGAAATCAGAATTATCCACAGCCTGGTGCTGGTCATCAGTGGAATAATCAGAATCAAAATTATGCTCCACGAGTTAGCCCCAGTCAACTGGATTCTCAGGCGCATAGGATCCCACCGGGAAGCGGGTTTCAAATGAATAATCAATCTCATAACCAAGCCCAGGTTGTGCATGATCAAGTCCCGAGTGGTCCTCCACCTACTGCTGATTTAATTAGCTTGTGCCAAGAGGGTAAAGTTAAGGAGGTTATTGAACATATGGAACAGGGGGTAGTTGCAGATGCACAATGTTTTGACATGCTCTTTGTGTTGTGTGCCAATTCGAAGAAACTTGAAGATGCTAAAAAGGTGCATGACTACTTGTTGAGATCAAAATGCAGGAGTGATCTTGGTTTGAGCAATAAAGTTATCAATATGTATTCCAAGTGTGGGAGTATGACAGATGCGCGCAGAGTTTTTGATCATATGCGTGATAGGAATATGGAATCATGGCATTTAATGATAAATGGATATGCATTGAATGGGTTGGGGGATGATGGGTTGACATTGTATGATCAGATGCAGGAGTCGGGATTGAAGCCAAACGAGGAAACTTTTCTGTATGTTTTCGAGGCTTGTGCCAGTGCAGATGCTATTGATGAGGCTTTCATGCATTTTGAGTCGATGAAGGCTAAGTATGGAATTTCTCCACAGGTGGAGCACTATTTAGGACTTCTGGGTGTTCTGGGAAAATGTGGACATCTTGCTGAGGCAGAGGAATATATTTCAAAGCTTCCATTCGAACCAACAGTAGCTGTTTGGGAAGCATTAATGAATTATGCTCGTACACATGGCGATATTGATCTTGAGGATCGAGCTGAGGAGTTGATGGTTGGTCTTGACCCTTCTAAGGCTGTTGCTAATAAAATTTCCACTCCACTAGTAAAGAAGCAGTTAGCCATTAATATGCTTGAGGGAAGAAATAGAGTTGCTGAATTTCGTAATCCAACCCTCTTCAAGGATGACGAAAAGTTGAGGGCTGCAATGAAAGAACAAGCTTATGTTCCTGATACCAGATATGTCCTCCATGATATTGATCAGGAAGCCAAGGAACAGGCTTTGCTATACCATAGCGAACGTTTAGCCATTGCATATGGTCTGATTAGTACTCCTGCCAGAACACCTTTACGTATCATAAAGAATCTCCGTGTATGTGGTGATTGTCACAATGCCATCAAGATCATGTCAAGGATTGTTGGGCGAGAGTTAATTGTCAGGGACAACAAGCGGTTTCATCATTTCAAGGATGGAAAATGCTCTTGTGGTGATTATTGGTGA